DNA sequence from the Stigmatella aurantiaca genome:
ATCGAGGCGGTGCGCAGCGGCGAGCACGGCAAGGGCTTCGGCGTGGTGGCCCGCGAAATCCGCTCCCTGGCGGACCAGTCCATCGAGGCCACCGTGCGCGTGCGCGAAATCCTCGAGGCGGTGGGCCACGCGGTAACGGAGACGGTGAACATCACCCAGAAGGGCGCCGAGCGGATGCAGAACGGGCTGGCCCAGGTGAGCGCCACCGGCGAGAGCCTGAGCGAGCTGTCGGCCATCATGCGCGACAACGCCAACGCCGTCCGGGAGATCGCCGGCGCGGTGAGCCAGCAGGACGAGGGCATCGCCCAGATTTTCGGCGCCGTGAGCGAGCTGTCGCGCATGATGGACGACACCGAGCAGCAGCTGGGCGCCACGCGCACCGCGGCGATGACGCTCGATGACGTCTCCCGCCGCCTGACCGAGGTGGTGACCCGCTACCGCACCTGACGTGTGGGCCTTATGCCTGCACGCCTGCTGGGCGGGCGGCGGACACCCACACGTTTTCGAGGAGGGCGCAGGCCGCATCGTCCCCGGTTCATGCACATCTCAAGAGCAGAAGGCGCATGGGGGCGTCTTCCCGTCCGGTATGCAACGGCGCCCTGCCGCCCGGAGCGAAGGAATGTGGGCGTTCGTTCCGAATCGATCTTACCTTTGGAGACAACAGGGTAGATTGGAGTAGGTCGCAGGCGCGGAACCTTTCAACAAGGTTGCACGTCGCATCATTCAGGCGTAGGACGCAGAAGCCTGGAGGGTGGTCAGGAGTGAACATGGTCGGCCTCGTCATCGCAGCTCACGGGCGTCTGGCGGAAGAACTGGTCTCCACCGCGGAGCAGATCGTGGGCAAATTGCCCGCGGTCGCCACCTGCAGCATCGAGCCGGGCACGTCCGTCGAGGACCTGCGCGCGAAGATGAAGCAGGCGGTCGCCCGGGTGGACGACGGAGAGGGCGTCATTGTCATGGCGGATCTCTTCGGAGGTACCCCCTGCAAGGAGTCGCTGATGATGTGTCAGCGGGGGAACCTGGAGGTTC
Encoded proteins:
- a CDS encoding PTS sugar transporter subunit IIA, which codes for MVGLVIAAHGRLAEELVSTAEQIVGKLPAVATCSIEPGTSVEDLRAKMKQAVARVDDGEGVIVMADLFGGTPCKESLMMCQRGNLEVLAGVNLPMLLKANSLRGEHLPLPELANLLASYGQRNITCASALLREAQQPSRT